From the genome of Clostridiisalibacter paucivorans DSM 22131, one region includes:
- a CDS encoding DUF5711 family protein, whose product MENKGIIRKILMLVLLLTTLFIVFLGKPFKNKILGFLDGDISIKAVNKIDASNVQDIDFISDILIIKGNEDIKAYDIDGAMVWSKDRGGNKNYYIGNDAIYESENKGNYVKAYNNKGKEIWNISKLDPIDKTIESNGGIFAITKTDNGFDKLILIDKDGNLISNCVFENESIIGAYYNEDSFCATTLNIENEELKSTMYHYDLNGKLLWEVTFKNQIIAKVSFLSDRDTLILSDEKIMRYNKDKLLWSKEFEGILKDAEIADGIYLLFNNSKDFVESIDFNGKTQYKNSLNIEGDSIFSSNRDIFIIGDKILVGYDNNKGSNEYIMNDKIEDFAYNDRYVALLSSGTISIISIK is encoded by the coding sequence ATGGAAAATAAGGGTATTATACGAAAGATATTGATGTTAGTTTTGTTACTCACTACTTTATTTATAGTATTTTTAGGGAAACCTTTTAAAAATAAGATTTTAGGATTTTTAGATGGAGATATATCCATAAAGGCTGTGAATAAGATAGATGCATCAAATGTTCAAGATATAGATTTTATAAGTGATATATTGATTATAAAAGGCAATGAAGATATAAAAGCCTATGATATAGATGGGGCTATGGTTTGGAGTAAAGACAGAGGTGGAAATAAGAATTACTACATAGGAAATGATGCAATATATGAAAGTGAAAACAAAGGAAATTATGTAAAGGCGTATAATAATAAGGGAAAAGAAATTTGGAATATTAGCAAGTTAGATCCTATAGATAAAACAATTGAAAGCAATGGGGGAATTTTTGCTATAACAAAAACAGATAATGGGTTTGATAAACTGATACTGATAGATAAAGACGGAAATTTAATATCAAATTGTGTTTTTGAAAATGAAAGCATTATAGGCGCATATTATAATGAAGATAGCTTCTGTGCTACAACTTTGAATATAGAAAATGAAGAATTAAAAAGTACAATGTATCATTATGATTTAAATGGCAAGCTTTTATGGGAAGTGACATTCAAAAATCAAATAATTGCTAAAGTAAGTTTTCTATCAGATAGAGATACATTAATATTATCGGATGAAAAGATAATGAGGTATAATAAGGACAAATTACTTTGGAGTAAGGAATTTGAAGGAATATTAAAGGATGCTGAGATTGCAGATGGGATTTATTTATTATTTAATAATTCTAAAGACTTTGTGGAATCTATAGATTTTAATGGTAAGACTCAGTATAAAAATAGTTTAAACATTGAAGGGGATAGTATATTTAGTTCCAATAGAGATATATTTATTATAGGAGACAAGATATTAGTAGGATATGATAACAATAAAGGTTCCAATGAATATATAATGAATGATAAAATAGAAGACTTTGCTTATAATGATAGATATGTGGCATTGCTATCATCAGGAACTATTAGTATCATAAGTATAAAATAA
- a CDS encoding CvpA family protein encodes MDLTVIDIIIVGIVTINGIMGAMHGLILSVFNFLGIIFSLYLTKLYYPIVSKYIYKNPPMYGPIKEFVDKRLVSITPEIGNGQGLDAVVEILKIPRITGLETQANEFIGAGGEVISNTITNFIINMISIIIVFITIKFLIYLLMKALDTIAKLPVLKQFNKVTGFLFGIVKGIIVVYIIFAILTPIVSIFPEQDMANLIYRSNLGYFFYDNNIIIKFLEVNGFIG; translated from the coding sequence ATGGATTTAACGGTAATAGATATTATAATAGTTGGAATTGTAACTATAAATGGGATAATGGGAGCAATGCATGGGTTAATATTGTCGGTATTTAATTTTTTAGGTATAATATTTTCTTTATATCTAACAAAATTATATTATCCTATTGTTTCTAAATATATATATAAAAATCCACCTATGTATGGTCCTATAAAAGAATTCGTAGACAAAAGATTGGTAAGCATAACTCCAGAAATAGGAAATGGACAAGGGCTAGATGCAGTAGTTGAAATATTAAAAATTCCTAGGATTACAGGACTGGAGACCCAAGCCAATGAGTTTATAGGAGCAGGTGGGGAAGTTATTTCTAATACTATAACTAATTTTATAATAAATATGATAAGTATAATTATAGTATTTATAACTATAAAGTTTTTAATATATTTACTTATGAAGGCTTTAGATACAATTGCTAAGTTGCCAGTATTAAAACAGTTTAATAAAGTGACAGGTTTTTTATTTGGTATAGTTAAAGGTATAATAGTTGTCTATATAATATTTGCTATTCTTACACCTATTGTCTCTATTTTTCCAGAACAAGATATGGCAAATTTAATCTATAGATCTAATCTTGGATATTTTTTCTACGATAATAATATTATAATAAAATTTTTAGAGGTAAACGGATTTATAGGTTAA
- a CDS encoding DUF2089 domain-containing protein: MSKESLGKCPFCGENMKITKLYCSSCNTSIEGEFELCDFCKLSKEQKNFIKIFLKNKGSIKEMERELSISYPTVKNRLESIVSALHINK, encoded by the coding sequence ATGTCTAAAGAATCTTTAGGAAAATGTCCTTTTTGTGGTGAAAATATGAAAATCACTAAACTCTATTGTTCTAGTTGCAATACTTCAATAGAAGGTGAATTTGAATTATGTGACTTCTGTAAATTGAGTAAAGAACAAAAAAATTTTATTAAAATATTTCTTAAAAACAAAGGAAGTATAAAAGAAATGGAAAGAGAATTGTCTATTTCATACCCTACTGTAAAAAATAGATTAGAATCAATAGTATCAGCTTTACATATAAATAAGTAA
- the yedF gene encoding sulfurtransferase-like selenium metabolism protein YedF: protein MKKEVDARNQDCPKPVIMTKKALDSIDYGIITTLVDNEVAKENVSKLARSSNFEYTVDKTNEGDFLVSITKGEVGDEEKVCIPDTFKDITVAISSDKMGKGNDELGSILIKGFIYTLTEAVPYPATILFYNSGVKLTTEGSEVLQDLKKLEAQGVEILSCGTCLDFFNIKDKLKVGEISNMYTIVEKLKNTSNTINI from the coding sequence ATGAAAAAAGAGGTAGATGCGCGAAATCAAGATTGTCCTAAGCCAGTTATAATGACTAAGAAGGCATTAGATTCTATAGATTATGGCATTATAACTACTTTAGTAGATAATGAAGTCGCAAAAGAAAATGTATCAAAGCTTGCAAGGAGTTCAAATTTTGAATATACAGTAGACAAGACAAATGAAGGAGATTTTCTTGTAAGTATAACTAAAGGCGAAGTAGGTGATGAGGAAAAAGTTTGTATACCTGATACATTCAAAGACATTACAGTAGCCATATCTTCAGATAAAATGGGGAAAGGAAATGATGAATTAGGCAGTATCCTTATAAAGGGATTTATTTATACATTAACTGAAGCTGTACCATATCCAGCTACTATTTTGTTTTACAATAGCGGTGTAAAATTAACAACTGAAGGTTCTGAAGTATTACAGGATCTTAAGAAATTAGAAGCTCAAGGTGTCGAAATACTATCTTGCGGAACGTGCCTAGACTTTTTTAATATAAAAGACAAATTAAAGGTTGGAGAAATTTCAAATATGTATACAATTGTTGAAAAACTAAAAAATACTTCAAATACTATAAATATATAA
- a CDS encoding DUF3343 domain-containing protein — MTVEIYGIITFESTHHAIRGENIIKKLINNIRTIPTPREITTSCGLSIKFDISDKNAIIETIKKSNLAIKGIYKITKKGHEKKIDIIYSNNGGD, encoded by the coding sequence ATGACAGTAGAAATTTATGGTATAATAACATTTGAATCTACACATCATGCAATAAGAGGAGAAAATATAATAAAAAAATTAATTAATAATATTAGAACTATACCTACTCCCAGGGAAATTACTACTAGTTGTGGATTATCTATAAAATTTGATATTTCTGATAAAAATGCTATAATTGAAACAATAAAAAAATCTAATCTTGCTATAAAAGGAATATATAAAATAACTAAAAAGGGTCATGAAAAGAAGATAGATATAATATATAGTAATAATGGTGGTGACTAA
- a CDS encoding mechanosensitive ion channel family protein: MEKLDEYISVWLSGDNSQLSILEKGIKIVIILILIRVGIKVCHVIIDKFFDQQKSLKYRMEDRKAKTLSAILKSVVKYVIYFIGIIPILEIFGIQTTSILATAGIGGLAIGFGAQNLVRDVITGFFILFEDQFSVGDYINTSDFEGIVEELGIRVTKIRDFNGDLHIIPNGKIEIVTNRSKGSVRAWVDVGIAYEEDIDNAINVLNKLMEEIKETNKNIVEGPTVLGVSNLGSSDVVLSIVAQTKSMEKWSVEREIRKKIKDTFDREGIEIPYPRRVVIDKDS; the protein is encoded by the coding sequence ATGGAAAAATTAGACGAATATATAAGTGTCTGGTTAAGTGGAGATAATTCACAACTTTCTATACTTGAAAAGGGCATAAAGATAGTAATTATATTAATATTAATTAGAGTAGGTATTAAAGTATGTCATGTTATTATTGATAAATTTTTTGATCAACAAAAATCATTGAAATATAGAATGGAAGATAGAAAGGCAAAAACTTTATCAGCGATATTAAAAAGTGTAGTAAAGTATGTAATATATTTTATAGGTATTATCCCCATACTTGAAATATTTGGGATACAAACTACGTCTATATTGGCTACAGCAGGTATAGGTGGTTTGGCTATAGGTTTTGGTGCACAAAACTTAGTTAGAGATGTAATTACGGGTTTCTTTATACTTTTTGAAGATCAATTTTCTGTTGGAGATTACATTAATACCAGCGATTTTGAAGGTATAGTTGAAGAACTTGGGATTAGGGTTACTAAGATTAGAGATTTTAATGGAGATTTACATATAATACCCAATGGGAAAATAGAAATAGTTACAAATAGGTCTAAGGGTAGTGTAAGAGCCTGGGTAGATGTGGGGATAGCATATGAAGAGGATATAGATAATGCAATAAATGTTTTAAATAAGTTAATGGAAGAAATAAAGGAAACAAATAAGAATATAGTTGAAGGGCCAACAGTTCTGGGAGTTTCTAACCTTGGATCATCGGATGTTGTTTTATCCATAGTTGCTCAGACAAAGTCCATGGAGAAGTGGTCAGTAGAGAGAGAGATAAGAAAGAAGATTAAGGATACTTTTGACAGAGAGGGAATAGAGATACCTTATCCTAGAAGAGTGGTAATAGATAAAGATAGTTAA
- a CDS encoding DUF951 domain-containing protein — MPLKIEVGDVVQLKKKHPCGEDRWEIMRTGIDFRIKCLGCQRQVWLPRRKLEKRIKKIIEKE; from the coding sequence ATGCCTTTGAAAATCGAAGTGGGAGATGTGGTTCAATTAAAAAAGAAGCATCCATGTGGAGAGGATAGATGGGAGATAATGCGTACTGGTATAGATTTTAGAATTAAATGTTTAGGCTGTCAAAGGCAGGTGTGGTTGCCTAGGAGAAAATTGGAGAAAAGAATTAAAAAGATAATAGAAAAGGAATAA
- a CDS encoding PLP-dependent aminotransferase family protein yields the protein MGLNYAKRMDNIKASEIRELLKLTQQPEIISFAGGLPAPELFPVKQMAEVSKQVLEEVGSSALQYGPTEGYGPFREQIVKRMKKGQIETSKENILVTSGSQQGLDLTGMIFLNPGDVVLCESPSYLGALNAFKAYQPKFKEVSTDDDGMVMEDLEKILEETENVKFVYVIPDFQNPSGRTWSIERRKKLVELANKYNIAIIEDNPYGELRFEGEIPPAVKHYDTEGRVAYLGTFSKTFAPGMRLGWICAEGEFLQKYIFVKQGTDLQTSTVSQMQLAKYLEKYDLDEHIEKIKVVYKKRRDLMLNTMKSEFPEGVKFTYPEGGLFTWVILPEHINAKDLAKLAIEKKVAFVPGGSFFPNGGNENTLRLNYSNMDEERIVLGIKRLAECIKEML from the coding sequence ATGGGTTTAAATTATGCAAAGAGAATGGATAATATTAAGGCATCTGAAATTCGTGAGCTTCTCAAGCTCACTCAACAGCCAGAGATTATATCTTTTGCTGGAGGACTGCCTGCACCAGAGTTATTTCCAGTTAAGCAAATGGCTGAAGTTTCCAAACAAGTATTGGAAGAAGTAGGAAGTAGCGCACTTCAATATGGTCCCACAGAGGGATATGGTCCTTTTAGAGAACAAATAGTTAAAAGAATGAAAAAAGGACAGATTGAAACTAGCAAAGAAAATATACTTGTAACTAGTGGTTCTCAACAGGGATTAGACTTAACAGGTATGATATTTTTAAATCCAGGTGATGTAGTATTATGTGAAAGCCCTAGCTATTTGGGTGCTTTAAATGCATTTAAGGCCTATCAACCTAAATTTAAAGAGGTTTCCACCGATGATGATGGAATGGTTATGGAAGATTTAGAAAAAATCCTTGAAGAAACAGAAAATGTTAAATTTGTATATGTAATACCTGATTTCCAAAATCCATCAGGAAGAACTTGGTCTATAGAAAGAAGAAAAAAATTAGTTGAATTAGCAAACAAATATAACATAGCTATAATAGAAGATAATCCATACGGAGAATTAAGATTTGAAGGGGAGATACCTCCAGCAGTTAAACACTATGATACTGAGGGTAGAGTAGCATACTTAGGTACATTTTCTAAGACTTTTGCACCAGGAATGAGATTGGGTTGGATTTGTGCAGAAGGAGAGTTTTTACAGAAATATATCTTTGTAAAACAAGGTACGGATTTACAAACAAGCACAGTTTCACAAATGCAATTAGCTAAATATTTAGAAAAATATGATTTGGATGAACATATTGAAAAAATAAAGGTTGTATATAAGAAGAGAAGAGATTTAATGTTAAATACTATGAAATCAGAATTTCCAGAAGGGGTTAAATTTACTTATCCAGAGGGAGGATTATTTACTTGGGTAATTCTTCCTGAACATATAAATGCCAAAGATTTAGCTAAATTGGCTATTGAGAAAAAGGTTGCTTTTGTACCAGGAGGTTCGTTCTTCCCCAATGGAGGAAATGAAAATACTTTAAGATTAAATTATTCTAATATGGACGAAGAAAGAATAGTTTTAGGAATCAAGAGATTAGCTGAGTGTATAAAAGAAATGCTTTAA
- the rpsF gene encoding 30S ribosomal protein S6, with product MNKYEGVFIFEPNMEEESRNELFEKVKGIIEENGSITDIDEWGNRKLAYEIKDFTEGYYIVIKFETAVDAINEIGRICKISEKVIRHMIVNDDE from the coding sequence ATGAATAAATATGAAGGTGTTTTTATTTTTGAGCCAAATATGGAAGAAGAGTCTAGAAATGAACTCTTTGAAAAAGTCAAAGGAATAATTGAAGAAAATGGTTCAATTACAGATATTGATGAGTGGGGAAATAGAAAGCTTGCTTATGAAATAAAAGATTTTACAGAAGGATACTATATAGTTATTAAGTTTGAAACAGCTGTAGATGCTATCAATGAAATTGGTAGAATTTGTAAGATTTCTGAAAAAGTTATCAGGCACATGATCGTTAATGATGATGAATAA
- a CDS encoding single-stranded DNA-binding protein, whose product MNTVILIGRLTADPELRFLPGNGTAVANFSVAVDKDLSKDKKQEFEQQGKPTADFPRIVVWGRQAENCANYLAKGRMVGVQGRLQTRTYDNAQGQRVYVTEVVAERVQFLEWGDNKNNNTNNTGTDDFGISSGFQPVDDDDIPF is encoded by the coding sequence GTGAATACTGTAATTTTAATTGGAAGATTAACTGCCGATCCAGAGTTACGTTTTTTACCTGGAAATGGTACCGCAGTAGCTAATTTTAGTGTTGCTGTAGATAAAGATTTATCTAAAGATAAAAAGCAGGAGTTTGAGCAACAAGGAAAACCTACTGCTGACTTTCCTAGAATAGTGGTTTGGGGAAGGCAAGCTGAGAATTGTGCCAATTACTTAGCCAAAGGAAGAATGGTTGGAGTACAAGGAAGATTACAGACAAGAACATATGATAATGCTCAAGGACAAAGGGTTTATGTTACTGAAGTTGTAGCAGAAAGAGTACAATTCCTAGAGTGGGGAGATAATAAGAATAATAATACTAATAATACTGGTACAGATGATTTCGGGATATCAAGTGGATTTCAACCGGTAGATGATGATGACATACCATTCTAA
- the rpsR gene encoding 30S ribosomal protein S18, producing the protein MARRNFRRRKKVCNFCVDKVNHIDYKDINKLKKYVTERGKILPRRITGNCAKHQRQLTRAVKRARNIALLPYTAE; encoded by the coding sequence ATGGCTAGAAGAAATTTTAGAAGAAGAAAAAAAGTATGTAATTTTTGTGTAGATAAAGTAAATCACATTGATTATAAAGATATAAATAAATTAAAGAAATATGTAACTGAAAGAGGAAAAATTCTTCCTAGAAGAATAACAGGAAACTGTGCAAAACATCAAAGACAATTAACTAGAGCTGTAAAAAGAGCAAGAAACATAGCGTTATTGCCATATACAGCAGAGTAA
- a CDS encoding MazG-like family protein has product MNLNIDITKNIKVIEWLKSELLTTIASLFELLVNGAKSSQDAILDVLANIIFVTYLLGKRLGISYEKINLHIENKIKLGIIENHKIEKWYGDLSELSNHFNRNNR; this is encoded by the coding sequence ATGAATTTAAATATAGATATAACTAAAAATATTAAGGTTATAGAATGGCTAAAAAGTGAATTGCTTACTACAATAGCATCATTATTTGAATTGTTGGTCAATGGAGCAAAGAGTAGTCAAGATGCTATATTGGATGTGCTAGCTAATATTATTTTTGTTACATATTTATTGGGTAAAAGATTGGGAATTTCTTATGAAAAAATAAATTTGCATATTGAAAACAAAATAAAGCTGGGAATAATTGAAAATCATAAGATAGAGAAATGGTATGGTGATCTAAGTGAACTTTCAAATCATTTTAATAGAAATAATAGATAG
- a CDS encoding YybS family protein: protein MNLKDKTTKFTEIAIITSIMTIFIFLGLYAIPIIFILYPVPFIVLAVRHGIKYSIMSILVSCALASILIEFFVGVFIFIIFGAISVVLGYMINEKYKSYQIIGGGTLISLVTVALLLYVMGIFTGINLVDPIKDFFNEALQFQKQILGTMDFTQYEINEILDMLKQGYNYTMLAMPTIIIISSVFLVYINYYISVVILNRLGNKVDYIPKFKHFKLPGNVLMGILVIFLGTTIIRVLKLFYYDTIFLNVITVLSFIFLIQGLAVVMFFLDRKKINKFIKAILFVLILLSGPLNIIISFIGVADILFNFRKIKR from the coding sequence TTGAACTTAAAGGATAAAACTACGAAATTTACTGAAATAGCAATAATTACTAGCATAATGACTATTTTTATATTTTTAGGTTTATATGCTATACCAATTATATTTATACTTTACCCAGTACCTTTTATAGTATTGGCTGTTAGACATGGAATAAAATATAGTATTATGTCAATACTAGTGTCTTGTGCTTTAGCATCTATATTAATAGAATTTTTTGTAGGCGTATTTATATTTATAATATTTGGAGCTATATCAGTTGTATTGGGATATATGATTAATGAAAAGTATAAATCATATCAAATTATAGGTGGTGGGACTTTAATATCTTTGGTTACAGTTGCATTACTTTTATATGTAATGGGAATTTTCACAGGAATAAATTTAGTAGATCCAATAAAAGATTTTTTCAATGAGGCATTACAATTTCAGAAACAAATATTGGGAACTATGGATTTTACACAATATGAGATAAATGAAATACTAGATATGTTAAAACAAGGCTATAATTATACTATGCTTGCAATGCCTACTATAATAATTATAAGCTCAGTTTTTTTGGTGTATATAAACTACTATATTTCAGTAGTGATTTTAAATAGATTAGGAAATAAAGTTGATTATATACCTAAATTTAAACATTTCAAGTTACCAGGAAATGTACTTATGGGTATTTTAGTAATATTTCTTGGAACTACTATAATAAGAGTATTAAAGTTATTTTATTATGATACTATATTTTTAAATGTAATTACTGTATTGTCTTTTATATTTCTTATACAAGGGCTAGCAGTGGTAATGTTTTTTTTAGATAGAAAAAAGATAAATAAGTTTATAAAGGCAATTTTATTTGTACTAATTTTATTATCGGGGCCATTGAATATAATAATATCTTTTATAGGAGTAGCCGATATATTATTCAATTTTAGAAAAATAAAAAGATAA